The Camelina sativa cultivar DH55 chromosome 14, Cs, whole genome shotgun sequence genome includes a window with the following:
- the LOC104739936 gene encoding pentatricopeptide repeat-containing protein At1g12300, mitochondrial translates to MNGLVQTRLLRRTASTLRTALLLSCCGRDYSGFSDRNLSYKERLRSGLADIKAEDAVDLFQDMIRSRPLPTVIDFSRLFSAVARTKQYDLVLALSKQMELIGIAYDLYSLNIVINCFCRRGKVCYAYSVLGKIVKLGYEPDTVTFSTLINGLCLEGRVSEAVGLVDRMVEMRHTPDVITISTLVNGLCLNGKVSEAVVLIDRMIENGCQPNEVTFGPVLNVMCKSRKTALAMELLKKMEERKIKLNVVHYSIIIDGLCKDENLDDALNLFNEMEMKGIKANVITYNTLIRGFCNDGRWDDGAQLLRDMITRRITPNVVTFSVLIDSFVKEGKLLEAEELYEEMIRRGISPTTVTYSSLIDGFCKENRLDKANQMLDLMVSKGCDPNIVTYSSLINGYCKAERVDDGFELFRKMSLRGVVANTVTYSTLIHGFCQSGKLEVAKELFQAMVSRRVPPDIVTYKILLDGLCDNGELEKAMEIFEKMQKSKMELDIGIYNIIIHGMCNDGKVDDAWDLFCSLPVRGVKPDVKTYNIMIGGLCKKGSLSGADILFRKMEEDEHAPDGCTYNTLIRAHLRGSDINTSAELIEEMKRCRFAADASTIKMVIDMLSDGRLDKKFLDMLSSNFRC, encoded by the coding sequence ATGAATGGATTGGTTCAGACACGTCTACTCCGAAGGACAGCAAGTACTTTGAGAACTGCTTTACTCTTGTCTTGTTGCGGACGAGACTATTCTGGTTTCAGCGATAGGAATCTGTCTTataaagagagattgagaagtgGGCTTGCTGATATCAAGGCAGAGGATGCTGTTGATCTGTTCCAAGACATGATTAGGTCTCGTCCTCTTCCCACTGTCATTGATTTCAGTAGATTGTTTAGTGCCGTTGCCAGAACAAAGCAGTATGATCTCGTTCTAGCTCTCTCCAAGCAGATGGAGCTGATTGGGATTGCGTATGACTTGTACTCTCTCAATATTGTCATCAATTGTTTCTGTCGGCGTGGTAAAGTTTGTTACGCTTATTCTGTTTTGGGGAAGATCGTGAAACTTGGTTATGAGCCTGACACAGTCACTTTTTCAACTCTGATTAACGGATTATGTCTCGAGGGCAGAGTCTCCGAAGCCGTGGGATTAGTTGATCGAATGGTGGAAATGAGACATACACCCGATGTCATTACAATCAGCACTTTGGTCAATGGACTTTGTCTCAATGGTAAAGTGTCTGAGGCTGTGGTTTTGATAGATCGAATGATTGAAAATGGCTGTCAACCCAATGAAGTTACCTTTGGACCGGTTCTAAATGTAATGTGCAAGTCCCGGAAAACTGCCTTGGCCATGGAGTTGCTCAAAAagatggaagaaagaaagatcaagCTTAATGTAGTCCATTACAGTATCATCATCGATGGTCTTTGTAAAGACGAAAACCTTGACGATGCACTCAACCTTTTCAATGAAATGGAGATGAAAGGGATTAAAGCAAATGTTATTACCTACAACACTCTCATTAGAGGCTTCTGTAATGATGGTAGATGGGATGATGGTGCACAGTTGCTGAGGGATATGATCACAAGGAGAATCACCCCCAACGTTGTCACATTCAGTGTTTTGATTGATAGTTTTGTGAAAGAGGGAAAGCTTCTAGAGGCCGAAGAACTGTACGAGGAGATGATTCGACGAGGTATATCTCCTACTACTGTTACATATAGTTCTTTGATAGATGGGTTTTGCAAGGAGAACCGCCTAGACAAGGCAAACCAGATGCTGGACCTGATGGTTAGCAAAGGTTGTGATCCTAATATCGTGACTTATAGTAGTCTCATAAATGGATATTGTAAGGCTGAGCGGGTCGATGATGGTTTTGAATTGTTCCGCAAAATGTCCCTGAGAGGAGTGGTTGCTAATACAGTTACTTATAGCACTCTAATCCATGGGTTTTGTCAATCGGGAAAACTTGAGGTTGCTAAAGAACTCTTCCAAGCGATGGTTTCTCGTCGTGTTCCTCCTGATATCGTGACTTACAAAATTTTGCTGGATGGGTTGTGTGACAATGGGGAACTAGAAAAAGCAatggaaatttttgaaaaaatgcaGAAGAGTAAGATGGAACTTGATATAGGTATCTATAACATCATCATTCACGGGATGTGCAATGATGGTAAGGTAGATGATGCTTGGGATTTATTCTGTAGTTTACCTGTTAGAGGAGTGAAGCCCGATGTTAAGACATACAACATAATGATTGGAGGACTGTGTAAGAAAGGCTCACTGTCTGGAGCGGAcattttgtttagaaaaatggAAGAGGATGAGCATGCGCCTGATGGTTGTACATACAACACACTAATACGAGCACATCTCCGAGGTAGTGACATAAATACATCAGCTGAACTCATCGAAGAAATGAAGAGGTGCAGGTTCGCTGCTGATGCGTCCACTATAAAGATGGTTATCGACATGTTATCGGATGGTAGATTGGACAAAAAGTTTTTGGATATGCTTTCTTCGAATTTTAGGTGTTAA
- the LOC104739939 gene encoding protein AUXIN SIGNALING F-BOX 3-like, with protein MNYFPEEVIEHVFNFIASHRDRNSISLVCKSWHKIERFCRKKVFIGNCYAINPERLIGRFPCLKSLTLKGKPHFADFNLVPYEWGGFVHPWIEALSSSRVGLEELRLKRMVVTDESLELLSRSFPNFKSLVLVSCEGFTTDGLASIASNCRHLRELDLQENEIDDHRGQWLNCFPDSCTTLTSLNFACLKGETNVAALERLVARSPNLKTLKLNRAVPLDALARLMSCAPQLVDLGVGSYENEPDPESFRKLMAAIQKCSSLRSLSGFLEAAPLCLPAFYPICQNLISLNLSYAAEIRGNHLIKLIQLCKRLQRLWILDSIGDKGLVVVAATCKELQELRVFPSDLHGEEDNNNAAVTEVGLVAISAGCPQLHSILYFCKQMTNAALITVAKNCPNFIRFRLCILEPHKPDHITSQSLDEGFGAIVQACKGLRRLSVSGLLNDQVFLYIGMYAEELEMLSIAFAGETDKGMLYVLNGCKKLRKLEIRDSPFGNAALLGDVHKYETMRSLWMSSCEVTLGGCKRVAKNSPRLNVEIINENESNRMEGNEEDERDKVDKLYLYRTVVGTRKDAPPYVRIL; from the exons ATGAATTATTTCCCGGAAGAGGTCATAGAGCATGTTTTTAACTTCATAGCTTCTCACAGAGACAGGAACTCGATATCTCTTGTATGCAAATCGTGGCACAAGATCGAGAGGTTCTGTAGGAAGAAAGTGTTCATCGGGAACTGCTACGCCATCAACCCGGAGAGATTAATCGGGAGGTTCCCGTGTCTCAAGTCTTTGACTCTCAAAGGGAAGCCTCATTTCGCTGACTTCAACTTGGTTCCTTATGAATGGGGAGGTTTCGTGCATCCTTGGATTGAAGCTTTGTCTAGTAGCCGTGTTGGACTTGAGGAGCTTAGGTTGAAGCGGATGGTTGTGACTGATGAAAGCTTAGAGCTTCTTTCACGttcttttccaaatttcaaGTCTTTGGTTCTTGTCAGCTGTGAAGGTTTTACTACTGACGGCTTAGCTTCCATTGCCTCTAATTGCAG GCATCTTCGTGAGCTGGACTTGCAAGAGAATGAAATCGATGATCATAGAGGTCAATGGCTGAACTGTTTTCCAGACAGCTGCACTACTCTTACCTCTTTGAATTTCGCCTGTCTTAAAGGAGAAACCAATGTGGCTGCTCTTGAGAGGCTTGTCGCGAGGTCACCAAACCTCAAGACCTTGAAGCTAAACCGTGCTGTACCGCTTGACGCACTCGCAAGGTTAATGAGCTGTGCGCCGCAGCTTGTGGATTTAGGAGTAGGGTCTTATGAGAATGAGCCTGATCCAGAATCTTTTAGGAAACTCATGGCTGCTATTCAGAAGTGCTCCTCGTTAAGGAGCTTGTCGGGCTTTTTAGAGGCTGCTCCACTCTGTCTCCCAGCGTTCTACCCGATTTGTCAGAACCTTATCTCCTTGAACCTCAGCTATGCAGCTGAGATTCGAGGCAACCACCTCATCAAGCTTATTCAGCTTTGCAAAAGACTTCAACGGTTATGG ATATTGGATAGTATTGGCGACAAAGGACTTGTGGTTGTGGCTGCCACATGTAAAGAGTTGCAAGAGCTGAGAGTTTTTCCCTCCGATTTACATGGTGAAGAAGATAACAACAACGCAGCTGTGACTGAAGTCGGACTAGTCGCCATCTCCGCAGGTTGTCCCCAACTTCATTCGATTCTATACTTCTGCAAACAAATGACAAACGCAGCGCTCATTACCGTGGCCAAGAACTGCCCAAACTTCATCCGGTTCAGGCTATGCATTCTCGAGCCACACAAACCTGACCACATCACATCTCAGTCACTAGACGAAGGCTTTGGTGCGATCGTACAAGCTTGCAAGGGTCTAAGACGGCTCTCTGTCTCCGGTCTTTTAAACGACCAAGTCTTCCTCTACATCGGTATGTATGCAGAAGAGCTCGAGATGCTTTCGATAGCTTTTGCAGGGGAGACTGACAAAGGAATGCTTTATGTGTTGAACGGATGCAAAAAGCTGAGGAAGCTGGAGATAAGAGACAGTCCATTTGGGAACGCGGCTCTTCTTGGTGACGTGCATAAATACGAAACAATGCGATCCCTTTGGATGTCGTCTTGTGAAGTAACACTCGGTGGCTGCAAGAGGGTGGCTAAGAATTCGCCACGGCTCAATGTAGAGATCATCAATGAGAATGAGAGTAATCGGATGGAGGggaatgaagaagacgaaagagaCAAGGTTGATAAACTTTACCTCTACCGAACAGTGGTTGGGACGAGAAAAGATGCACCGCCATATGTTAGGATTCTTTAG
- the LOC104739940 gene encoding nucleolin-like isoform X2, protein MADVENQQDSSFPVKRKSDLFCQDQDNLSNKSQKLNPESKDGGENNGSGIEDLDSIGAESSVCPEKPAEKVENGVIGDLLEAEEEQQVGDEEEDDEEEDEEEVEEVVDRKGKGISREDKGKGKLIEVDSSDDEEDDSDDDDQEFGEDDESDFSDDPLAEVDLDNILPSRTRRRSSQPGVYISNDVTNRGEDDDDSSDDSDA, encoded by the exons ATGGCGGATGTTGAGAACCAGCAGGATTCTTCGTTTCCTGTGAAGCGGAAATCGGATCTCTTTTGCCAAGACCAGGATAATTTGTCAAACAAGTCTCAAAAGCTTAACCCTGAGTCCAAAGACGGAGGAGAAAACAATGGAAGCGGCATCGAGGATCTTGATTCGATTGGTGCAGAATCATCGGTTTGTCCGGAGAAACCAGCTGAAAAGGTTGAGAATGGCGTAATCGGCGATCTTCTTGAAGCTGAAGAGGAGCAACAAGTtggagatgaagaggaagacgacgaggaagaagatgaagaagaagttgaagaggTGGTTGATAGGAAAGGTAAAGGGATTTCGAGAGAAGACAAGGGGAAAGGCAAATTGATTGAAGTGGATTCAAgtgatgacgaagaagatgacagtgatgatgatgaccaagAATTTG GTGAAGATGACGAAAGTGATTTCTCAGATGATCCTTTGGCTGAGGTTGATTTGGATAACATCCTTCCGTCCAGGACTAGGAGACGATCGAGCCAGCCTGGAGTTTACATCTCCAATGATGTCACTAACCGTggcgaggatgatgatgatagcaGTGATGATAGTGATGcttaa
- the LOC104739940 gene encoding nucleolin-like isoform X1, which produces MADVENQQDSSFPVKRKSDLFCQDQDNLSNKSQKLNPESKDGGENNGSGIEDLDSIGAESSVCPEKPAEKVENGVIGDLLEAEEEQQVGDEEEDDEEEDEEEVEEVVDRKGKGISREDKGKGKLIEVDSSDDEEDDSDDDDQEFGEDDESDFSDDPLAEVDLDNILPSRTRRRSSQPGVYISNDVTNRGEDDDDSSDDSDA; this is translated from the coding sequence ATGGCGGATGTTGAGAACCAGCAGGATTCTTCGTTTCCTGTGAAGCGGAAATCGGATCTCTTTTGCCAAGACCAGGATAATTTGTCAAACAAGTCTCAAAAGCTTAACCCTGAGTCCAAAGACGGAGGAGAAAACAATGGAAGCGGCATCGAGGATCTTGATTCGATTGGTGCAGAATCATCGGTTTGTCCGGAGAAACCAGCTGAAAAGGTTGAGAATGGCGTAATCGGCGATCTTCTTGAAGCTGAAGAGGAGCAACAAGTtggagatgaagaggaagacgacgaggaagaagatgaagaagaagttgaagaggTGGTTGATAGGAAAGGTAAAGGGATTTCGAGAGAAGACAAGGGGAAAGGCAAATTGATTGAAGTGGATTCAAgtgatgacgaagaagatgacagtgatgatgatgaccaagAATTTGGTGAAGATGACGAAAGTGATTTCTCAGATGATCCTTTGGCTGAGGTTGATTTGGATAACATCCTTCCGTCCAGGACTAGGAGACGATCGAGCCAGCCTGGAGTTTACATCTCCAATGATGTCACTAACCGTggcgaggatgatgatgatagcaGTGATGATAGTGATGcttaa
- the LOC104739941 gene encoding V-type proton ATPase subunit C, with amino-acid sequence MTSRYWVVSLPVKDSASSLWQRLQDQISKHSFDTPVYRFNIPNLRVGTLDSLLALGDDLLKSNSFVEGVSQKIRRQIEELERISGVESNALTVDGVPVDSYLTRFVWDEAKYPTMSPLKEVVDNIQSQVAKIEDDLKVRVAEYNNIRGQLNAINRKQSGSLAVRDLSNLVKPEDIVASEHLVTLLAVVPKYSQKEWKDNYEKFTEYVVPRSSKLLFEDNEYALYTVVLFTRVADNFRTTARERGFQVRDFEHSVEAQETRKQELEKLVEDQESLRSSLLQWCYTSYGEVFSSWMHFCAVRVFAESIMRYGLPPAFLACVLSPAVKSEKKVRPILERLCDSTNSLYWKSEEDGGAMAGLAGDSETHPYVSFTINLA; translated from the exons ATGACATCGAGGTACTGGGTTGTGTCTCTTCCAGTGAAAGACTCTGCTTCTTCGTTATGGCAACGATTACAGGATCAGATCTCAAAGCATTCCTTTGATACTCCAGTTTATCGG TTTAACATTCCTAATCTTCGTGTTGGAACCTTAGATTCTCTACTCGCCCTTGGCGATGATCTGCTTAAG TCGAACAGTTTTGTGGAAGGAGTTTCACAAAAGATCAGGAGACAGATCGAAGAATTGGAGAGGATTTCTGGTGTGGAGAGCAACGCTCTTACTGTTGATGGCGTTCCTGTTGATTCTTATCTCACcag GTTTGTGTGGGATGAAGCTAAGTACCCAACAATGTCACCCCTGAAGGAGGTTGTCGACAATATTCAGTCTCAGGTTGCAAAGATTGAGGATGATCTCAAG GTTCGTGTTGCTGAATATAACAATATCCGCGGTCAACTCAATGCTATTAACCGCAAGCAAAGTGGAag CTTAGCTGTTCGTGACCTCTCAAACTTGGTTAAGCCAGAAGATATTGTTGCCTCAGAACATCTCGTGACTCTCCTTGCAGTTGTTCCAAAGTATTCCCAAAAAGAATGGAAAGACAATTATGAGAAATTTACCGAATATGTG GTTCCTAGGTCCTCCAAGTTATTGTTTGAGGATAATGAGTATGCTCTTTACACCGTCGTTCTCTTTACGCGTGTCGCAGATAATTTCAGGACAACTGCTCGTGAGAGAGGATTCCAA GTCCGTGATTTTGAACATAGCGTTGAAGCACAAGAGACTCGTAAACAAGAGCTAGAAAAGTTGGTGGAGGATCAGGAAAGTCTGAGAAGCTCTCTTTTGCAGTGGTGCTACACCAGTTATGGAGAG GTTTTCAGCTCCTGGATGCATTTCTGTGCTGTGCGTGTATTCGCTGAGAGTATTATGAGATATGGTTTACCTCCAGCATTCTTG GCATGTGTCTTATCTCCGGCTgtgaaaagtgaaaagaaagTACGCCCCATTCTTGAACGCTTGTGTGATTCGACCAACAG TTTATACTGGAAAAGCGAGGAGGATGGAGGAGCCATGGCTGGTTTAGCCGGTGACTCAGAGACACATCCTTATGTCTCCTTCACTATCAACCTTGCATAA